In Methanooceanicella nereidis, one DNA window encodes the following:
- a CDS encoding UbiA family prenyltransferase, producing MVFKKMKAIWELTRLEHGLIYAFSLVISLMIAYRGMPDLQVALAGSLAAIFAEMGAFALNDYYDVEVDIKNNRTDRPIVRGDITKNEALWLTVITFILSIISITFMNNIGAIIVLILLIAFSILYNVKLKEYGIWGNIYISFTMASPFLFASVLFENSYVLYVLSAIAFLIGVGREIMKGIMDVEGDALRDVKTIARVYGEEKAKYMAVGLYAAGMVLAPLPFFFESLDPSYYLDPVYAVFAAASLAVLTWVCVKLLGSHDIKTVGKMRKVTMVAMILALLGFLLGALI from the coding sequence ATGGTCTTTAAAAAAATGAAGGCTATATGGGAGCTAACCAGGCTGGAACACGGCCTAATCTATGCTTTTAGCCTTGTCATCAGCTTAATGATCGCTTACAGAGGCATGCCTGACCTTCAGGTGGCGCTAGCAGGAAGCCTTGCAGCGATATTCGCCGAGATGGGAGCATTCGCCCTGAATGATTATTATGACGTAGAGGTCGATATAAAGAATAACCGGACTGATCGTCCTATCGTCAGGGGAGATATTACGAAGAACGAAGCCCTCTGGCTTACTGTCATCACTTTCATACTAAGCATAATATCGATCACATTCATGAATAACATCGGGGCCATCATAGTGCTCATACTCCTGATAGCCTTCAGCATACTGTACAACGTAAAACTTAAGGAGTACGGGATATGGGGCAATATTTACATCAGCTTCACCATGGCATCCCCTTTCCTGTTCGCCAGCGTCCTCTTTGAGAATTCATATGTTCTTTATGTGCTTTCCGCGATAGCGTTCCTGATAGGCGTCGGCAGGGAGATCATGAAAGGAATAATGGACGTAGAAGGCGATGCGCTGAGGGATGTTAAGACGATAGCGCGTGTCTATGGGGAGGAAAAGGCAAAATACATGGCCGTAGGACTTTACGCGGCGGGGATGGTACTGGCGCCGCTGCCGTTCTTTTTCGAGAGCCTGGACCCGTCATATTACCTTGACCCGGTATATGCAGTATTTGCAGCAGCATCGTTAGCCGTGCTCACATGGGTATGCGTAAAGCTGCTCGGGAGCCATGATATTAAGACGGTCGGAAAAATGAGAAAGGTGACGATGGTGGCAATGATCCTGGCACTGCTAGGATTTTTGCTGGGCGCCCTCATATGA
- a CDS encoding DUF367 family protein has product MEGEKARLYVYHARQDDPKKCTARRMKQFGLVTMYESIEKLPFGAILLDPTAGKAISPADRQYAQKGIVVLDCTWEEVERVFPMLKVKHMENRALPYMLAANPMNYGRPFMFNSAEAFVAALYILGYKEQAFEVASRFKWGETFFALNREPLEAYAAAKDSADIIEIQKEFMP; this is encoded by the coding sequence ATGGAAGGAGAAAAAGCGAGACTGTACGTGTACCATGCCAGGCAGGACGACCCGAAAAAGTGCACTGCCAGGCGTATGAAACAATTCGGCCTCGTCACGATGTATGAGTCCATAGAGAAGCTTCCTTTCGGCGCGATCCTGCTTGATCCGACGGCGGGCAAAGCCATATCGCCGGCAGACAGGCAATATGCCCAAAAGGGCATAGTGGTACTTGACTGCACATGGGAAGAGGTGGAAAGGGTGTTCCCCATGCTAAAGGTCAAGCATATGGAGAACCGTGCCCTGCCCTATATGCTCGCGGCGAACCCGATGAACTACGGGAGGCCTTTCATGTTCAATTCCGCTGAAGCGTTCGTTGCCGCCCTGTACATTCTTGGGTATAAGGAACAGGCATTTGAGGTCGCTTCCAGGTTCAAGTGGGGAGAGACGTTCTTCGCGCTGAACAGAGAGCCTCTGGAGGCATATGCCGCGGCTAAAGATTCTGCCGATATAATAGAGATACAAAAAGAGTTCATGCCGTGA
- a CDS encoding cupin domain-containing protein encodes MQESDILKEEAKRVFDLDDYRQGKKLTPNEVPVYESKDHRIRLWTVMMGQTLPFHKHTDSECIMIVMGGMGEYRSAENEPLMVDEGMMMVSPPGRSHGIKNVGNSPLVVLTIEGPGKFDNRLL; translated from the coding sequence ATGCAGGAATCGGACATATTAAAGGAAGAGGCGAAAAGGGTCTTTGATCTTGATGACTACCGGCAGGGTAAGAAGCTGACACCGAACGAGGTGCCGGTGTATGAGTCTAAAGACCATCGCATAAGGCTCTGGACTGTCATGATGGGGCAGACGCTGCCGTTCCATAAGCATACCGACTCGGAGTGTATAATGATCGTCATGGGCGGCATGGGCGAGTACCGCTCTGCCGAGAATGAGCCGCTGATGGTAGACGAAGGCATGATGATGGTATCGCCTCCGGGAAGATCCCACGGGATCAAGAACGTGGGGAATAGCCCTCTGGTAGTGCTCACGATAGAAGGTCCGGGAAAATTCGATAACAGGCTGCTGTGA